Proteins from a genomic interval of Plasmodium reichenowi strain SY57 chromosome 11, whole genome shotgun sequence:
- a CDS encoding hypothetical protein (conserved Plasmodium protein, unknown function), with amino-acid sequence MSEEHSNDHIEDVVLCSQNCDEINSPKNEKDEKDCKNFSSESSDSYYKNKFRLKKNSIEIKKKSLLKSKLKNDDIQTIIKNDPILSKLNKTMTTDEEIFDLANKKENKTKFKLEKEKKEKKEKKEKKLTNDSTNNKNKNNSVLFLNENQENKNQLNHNNEIIYELNEQIYDINNISEDILKNENNHINIEYNEKVQDQDNTLNINETVNKIQLNSTRKQKQKEKTKKEIKLNEQNEIKKNNQNFNSSILNEIKKNKELSPLSLIKKHGRLINNIEEIYNSNCEQIQNVRDEFAELKNDLNKIMNLINIGQKAVASLK; translated from the exons atgagTGAGGAACATTCTAATGATCATATAGAAGATGTTGTTTTATGTTCACAAAATTGTGATGAAATAAATTCTCCTAAGAACGAAAAAGACGAGAAAGATTGTAAAAATTTCTCTTCTGAATCTAGTGATTcgtattataaaaataaatttcgcttgaaaaagaattcaattgaaataaaaaaaaaaagtttattaaaaagtaaactaaaaaatgatgatatacaaacaattataaaaaatgatcCTATCTTAAGCAAACTTAATAAAACCATGACAACTGATGAAGAAATTTTTGATCTTGCtaataaaaaagagaaTAAGACGAAATTCAAattagaaaaagaaaaaaaagaaaaaaaagaaaaaaaagaaaaaaagcTAACAAACGATtcaacaaataataaaaataaaaataatagtgTCCTCTTCTTAAATGAAAATcaagaaaacaaaaacCAACTTAATCATAACAAcgaaattatatatgaattaaatgaacaaatatatgatattaataatatatctgaagatattttaaaaaacgAAAATAACCATATCAATATagaatataatgaaaaagtACAGGATCAAGATAATACActtaatataaatgaaacagtaaataaaatacaattAAATTCTACTAGAAAACAAAAgcaaaaagaaaaaacaaaaaaagaaattaaattaaatgaacaaaatgaaatcaaaaaaaataatcaaaattttaattcttccatattaaatgaaattaaGAAAAACAAAGAATTATCACCTTTAAGTTTGATAAAAAAGCACGGACGATTA ATAAACAATAttgaagaaatatataacagCAATTGCGAACAAATACAAAACGTTAGAGACGAATTCGctgaattaaaaaatgacctcaacaaaattatgaatttaataaatattggTCAGAAGGCAGTAGCCTCCctaaaataa
- a CDS encoding carbohydrate kinase, putative, whose translation MDELDSSFEGSYAHQDLKKRLLNNDLYAIKDVIVPELRKDEYKGCSGKICVIGGSEVYSGAVYLSSISTMKVGGDLCFVITTEENKYALKSYSCELIVYPYLYTKKSYIKEIENSPLDKCIKYLLERIDACVVGPGLGEIDEFTEECLIYILEKFIEKNIFLILDADIIQFIMTNRKIFNIIKNYKNSLLTPNINELRKMLTHLNNNNIINEDIKNIDFKHLTVYKIIQYAHALKSVLNGPKILIKGFHDVYISDHFFFVFFMKRQCLKRSGGFGDILAGIVSVFLCWASKIIKQGIELKDIITTKETLLSQYFKDTVYTNTHVQNNELLQTVAIFNASYFLKYLCKKCFRKNHRGLLASDVVNSIPPNFYRIYDLKKKKIKKNQMKNNKMKNNKIKINKIKK comes from the exons ATGGATGAATTGGATTCTTCGTTTGAAGGTTCATACGCTCATCAGGACCTTAAGAAAAGGCTCTTAA ATAACGATTTGTACGCTATCAAGGATGTGATTGTTCCCGAACTTCGCAAAGATGAATATAAAGGCTGCTCAGGTAAAATTTGTGTTATAGGAGGGAGTGAAGTTTATTCAGGAGCTGTATACTTATCATCTATATCTACCATGAAGGTAGGAGGAGATTTATGTTTTGTTATAACTACTGAAGAAAATAAGTATGCTTTAAAAAGTTATAGTTGTGAACTTATTGTATAtccttatttatatactaAAAAATCTtatattaaagaaattGAGAATAGCCCTTTAgataaatgtataaaatatttattagaAAGAATAGATGCTTGTGTTGTGGGACCTGGACTAGGAGAAATAGATGAATTTACAGAAGAatgtttaatatatatacttgaaaaatttatagaaaaaaatattttcttaatatTAGATGCAGATATAATACAATTTATTATGACAAATAggaaaatttttaatattattaaaaactataaaaattctttattaacaccaaatataaatgaactaagaaaaatgttgacacatttaaataataataatattattaatgaagatattaaaaatatagattTTAAGCATCTCACTGTATACAAGATTATTCAGTATGCTCATGCATTAAAGTCTGTTTTGAATGGGCctaaaattttaattaaagGATTTCATGATGTATATATAAGCgatcatttttttttcgtcTTTTTTATGAAGAGACAATGTTTAAAGCGTTCTGGAGGCTTTGGGGACATTCTC GCTGGTATTGTTTCCGTTTTTCTTTGTTGGGCATccaaaataataaaacaagGAATCGAATTAAAGGATATAATAACTACAAAGGAAACATTGCTATCACAATATTTTAAAGATACTGTTTATACAAATACACATGTACAAAACAATGAATTACTTCAAACAGTTGCTATTTTTAATGCTAGTTATTTtctaaaatatttatgtaaaaaatgttttcGTAAAAATCACAGAGGTCTATTGGCTTCAGATGTAGTCAATAGCATTCCTCCGAATTTTTATCGCATATATGacttgaaaaaaaaaaaaattaaaaaaaatcaaatgaaaaataataaaatgaaaaataataaaattaaaattaataaaattaaaaaataa
- a CDS encoding 40S ribosomal protein S21, putative: MFNDQKVLVDIYIPRKCSATSRLIPAKEHGAVQINVGMVDANGVYNGKTETFAISGHVRQNGESDACLNRLMYEKKLLSFQN; this comes from the exons atgtttaaCGATCAAAAAGTTTTAGTCGATATTTATATACCCAGGAAGTGCTCAGCTACATCACGACTTATTCCGGCCAAGGAACATGGAGCTGTACAAATAAATGTTGGAATG gTTGATGCTAATGGAGTTTACAATGGTAAAACCGAAACCTTCGCTATCTCTGGCCATGTCAGACAAAATGGAGAATCAGATGCTTGCTTAAATAGACTTATGtatgaaaagaaattattatccTTTCAAAACTAA
- a CDS encoding hypothetical protein (conserved Plasmodium protein, unknown function): MKKDILTKQTSDDVTNGVSKVFTEYNKNINAQEKKDNLTKKIKNMEKDKVTPNNCKDSRCNDRRCNDSRLNDSRLNDSRCNDSRFNDSRFNDSRFNDSRFNDSRFNDRHCNGYKKICRGKEDDCSNEERTENKQNIEEINNFFYIINNVIWRKNKRKVKEKEEETNEDMNKYSSECKENNIYLYSILKGDNKKEKEEKEKNEKGKGKKKNFFFLALLNLPIILFSLLIYFKRNGYWSSNMYGYNDFIKLSNFISSYFYACNYHDEDENISLSSSSLSLSLYEKDNFIYIPNKKSTNTIHLKNVVGTERTDNNFLSIYRENMKYIRQTSLNHSIYQRSLSTECYVYFRSFLKQAISPHSLTKAIKIDKEYIYPWDVITQDDVALIIENARFYGFLFTWFKNHRKAQKVNEEILKKEMPVLEPRFVQRSDIYTHFYKNNNNEDMLTPNFYGIHYTWLGHATGLVVIDGLKILLDPVFKIELISFKGIVRSLINWMNVKIMGGLGERISRSPCNIANLPEDLHAVFVSHNHNDHIMEEDVRILCKLKKFQHVMWYIPEGSSPFFLREGCKASKIFELSWGDERWVSCWISKNQFKCRDGIWKSKNNEHQVYKYKIIYAPTLHWSGRKDNLSDLNQSLWGSLILKGPKHRFYFSGDTAYLKKDFEEFKKIGRLHGPFHLAAISIGAYEPNNSLKYHHIHPWESVKIWRDIRAETAIGVHWGTFRLSAEEFLQPRDDLEAALLGIGLYTLRNIDLQKVKRRHEIMKKYNINYVSLDENENDDLDDLKEYFYPANKQDYNDYTENFHSLFLNDLNLYYKDIDKNYIKHMYQQKKLYSSTYSRYKRALLLKTTNKLPRSWKKLMLNLSIRFQTIPIGGSIEIISKDDKNISMTRSSEYNATTYEHYTFPKWYNTKENEETPNQNYFSHEDLMNFQIVT, encoded by the coding sequence atgaaaaaggATATTTTAACAAAACAAACTTCAGATGATGTAACAAATGGTGTGTCGAAGGTTTTCAcagaatataataaaaatataaatgcGCAAGAGAAGAAGGATaatttaacaaaaaaaattaaaaacatGGAAAAGGATAAAGTCACACCGAATAATTGTAAAGACAGTCGCTGTAACGATAGACGCTGTAACGATAGTCGCCTTAACGACAGTCGCCTTAACGACAGTCGCTGTAACGATAGTCGATTTAACGATAGTCGATTTAACGATAGTCGATTTAACGATAGTCGATTTAACGATAGTCGATTTAACGACCGCCATTGTAACggttataaaaaaatttgcAGAGGAAAAGAAGATGATTGTTCAAATGAAGAAAGAACCGAAAATAAACAGAATatagaagaaataaataattttttttatataataaataatgtaatatGGAGAAAGAACAAAAGAAAGGTTAAGGAAAAGGAAGAAGAGACAAATGAagatatgaataaatacTCAAGCGAATGCAAAgagaataatatttatttgtattcCATATTAAAAGGTGacaataaaaaagaaaaagaagaaaaggaaaaaaatgaaaaaggaaaaggaaaaaagaaaaatttttttttccttgCTTTGTTAAATTTACCAATTATCCTATTTTCcttattaatttattttaaaagaaatggTTATTGGTCATCAAATATGTATGGATATAatgattttattaaattgaGTAATTTTATATCAAGTTATTTTTATGCGTGTAATTATCATGATGAAGATGAGAACATTTCCTTGTCCTCCTCCTCCTTATCCTTATCATTATATGAGAAggataattttatttatattcctAATAAGAAGAGTACGAACACcatacatttaaaaaatgtggTGGGAACAGAAAGGACagataataattttctaAGTATTTATAGAGagaatatgaaatatataagacAGACTAGTTTAAATCATTCGATATATCAAAGGTCCTTATCTACCGAATgttatgtttattttagAAGTTTTTTAAAGCAGGCTATATCTCCTCATAGTTTAACAAAAGcaataaaaatagataaagaatatatatatccatgGGATGTTATAACACAAGATGACGTTGCTTTAATTATTGAGAATGCTCGTTTTTATggttttttatttacatgGTTTAAGAATCATAGAAAAGCACAGAAAGTAAATGAGgagatattaaaaaaggaGATGCCTGTATTAGAACCAAGGTTTGTTCAAAGATCcgatatatatacacatttttataaaaataataataatgaagatatgTTAACACCTAATTTTTATGGTATCCATTATACTTGGTTAGGGCATGCAACTGGTTTGGTTGTAATAGACGGtttgaaaattttattagATCCTGTTTTTAAAATTGAATTAATAAGTTTTAAGGGTATTGTAAGATCTTTAATTAATTGGATGAATGTAAAAATTATGGGTGGATTAGGTGAAAGAATATCTAGATCTCCGTGTAATATAGCTAATTTGCCCGAAGATTTACATGCAGTGTTTGTTTCACATAATCATAATGATCACATAATGGAAGAGGATGTACGTATATTGtgtaaattaaaaaagttTCAACATGTGATGTGGTATATACCGGAAGGTTCTtctccattttttttaagagAAGGATGTAAAGCTTCTAAAATATTTGAACTTTCATGGGGTGATGAAAGATGGGTATCATGTTGGATTTCGAAAAATCAATTTAAATGTAGAGATGGAATATGgaaaagtaaaaataatgagcatcaagtatataaatataaaataatatatgcTCCAACATTACATTGGTCTGGTAGAAAGGATAATTTAAGTGATTTAAATCAATCTTTATGGGGatctttaatattaaagGGTCCAAAGCATCGTTTCTATTTTTCGGGTGACACAGCATACTTAAAAAAGGATTTTGAGgagtttaaaaaaattggTAGATTACATGGTCCATTTCATTTAGCAGCAATATCTATAGGAGCATATGAACcaaataattctttaaaatatcATCATATTCATCCATGGGAATCTGTAAAGATATGGAGAGATATAAGAGCCGAGACAGCGATTGGTGTTCACTGGGGTACCTTTAGATTATCAGCAGAAGAATTTTTACAACCTCGTGATGATTTAGAAGCTGCTTTATTAGGTATAGGATTATATACACTTCGAAATATAGATTTACAGAAAGTAAAACGTAGGCATgagataatgaaaaaatataatataaattatgtgTCTTTagatgaaaatgaaaatgatgatttagatgatttaaaagaatatttttatccaGCAAATAAACAAGattataatgattataCGGAAAATTTCCATTCCCTTTTTTTGAATGAtcttaatttatattataaagatattgataaaaattatattaaacatatgtatcaacagaaaaaattatattcatcaACTTATAGTCGTTATAAAAGAGCActtttattaaaaacaaCAAATAAATTACCAAGGTCATGGAAAAAACTCATGTTAAATTTATCCATTAGATTTCAAACAATACCTATAGGTGGTTCTATCGAAATCATTTCAAAggatgataaaaatatttctatgACAAGATCCAGTGAATATAATGCAACAACATATGAGCATTACACATTCCCAAAATGGTACAATACTAAAGAAAATGAGGAAACGCCTaatcaaaattatttttctcaTGAGGATTTGATGAATTTTCAGATAGTTACCTGA
- a CDS encoding 60S ribosomal protein L41, putative: MAHGASRYKKSRAKMRWKWKKKRTRRLQKKRRKMRQRSR, from the exons atggCACATGGAGCAAGCAGGTATAAGAAGTCCAGGGCTAAGATGCGTTGGAAG TGGAAGAAAAAGAGAACCAGACGTTtacaaaagaaaagaagAAAGATGAGACAAAGATCAAGATAA
- a CDS encoding mitochondrial large subunit ribosomal protein, putative → MIANIFQKNIHQNKSLNISNIFFSYFNKRGVLQTKFKKKNDTSYNLPFKVSRTISGNLPVYPKIRRHGTIVTTIVRHIYGDIKVFKDHLRNICEAPVREHVGYIEVKGLHTLKIKQWLQHIGF, encoded by the exons atgattgcaaatatttttcaaaaaaatatacatcaaaataaaagttTAAACATTAGCaatatctttttttcttattttaataaaagagGTGTTCTTCAAACAaagtttaaaaaaaaaaatgatacaTCCTATAACTTACCATTTAAg GTAAGTAGAACTATTTCGGGAAATTTGCCAGTGTACCCAAAAATTAGAAGACATGGTACCATTGTCACGACCATAGTTAGGCACATTTATGGAGatataaaa GTTTTTAAAGATCATTTGAGAAATATTTGTGAAGCCCCAGTAAGAGAACATGTTGGTTATATAGAAGTAAAAGGATTACACacattaaaaataaaacaatgGCTACAACACATTGGCTTTTAA